In Alphaproteobacteria bacterium HT1-32, the sequence GTCAGAGATATCCCGGGCAAAGCCCATCTGATGCGTGACCATCAGCATGGTCAGGTTGAGTTCGTTGACCAGTTTACGAATGACGGTGGTCACTTCGCCAATGACTTCAGGGTCAAGGGCTGAGGTGACTTCATCAAACAGCATGACCTTCGGACGCATCGCGAGTGCTCGCGCAATGGCGACGCGCTGCTGCTGGCCTCCGGACAGACGGGAGGGGTGTTCATCCCGCTTGTCGGCAACGCCAACCATATCGAGCAGGTCTTCTGCCCGCTCCCGGGCTTCCTGTTTGGTCATGCCAAGGGAATAGACCGGGCCTTCCATGCAATTTTCCAGAGCGGTCATATGGGGGAACAGGTTGAAGTGCTGAAAACACATGCCGATGTTTTGCCGCATCTGACGAAGATACCGGGCATCAGAAGG encodes:
- the ehuA gene encoding ectoine/hydroxyectoine ABC transporter ATP-binding protein EhuA → MPDDSPTPPLSLNGSDEPVVRFANVTKRYGDLTVLDQLNLDVSEGEMVSIIGPSGSGKTTVLRVLMTLETIDDGVIYVDGKPLTHMERNGVLVPSDARYLRQMRQNIGMCFQHFNLFPHMTALENCMEGPVYSLGMTKQEARERAEDLLDMVGVADKRDEHPSRLSGGQQQRVAIARALAMRPKVMLFDEVTSALDPEVIGEVTTVIRKLVNELNLTMLMVTHQMGFARDISDRVCFFYGGRIEEQGTPDEVFGNPQQERTQQFLSAVKEAV